The nucleotide sequence GCGGCTGCGGGATGTTTGCAgggtggggctggcagggagagcGGCTCCAGGCGTACACAAACATGGGTGAAGCACGTCTGGGGAAAGGGAGACTCCAGAGCAGGCAAAGTCCAGGTGCAAGGGAGATTTGACAGCAGCAGTGTAGGTACGGAATGGTTGGGATCGTGACCCTGATTGCGGGAGGTGAAGGCTGAGTCACCTGGGTAAGGCAAACAGAGCTCAGACAAGAGCCAGGCTGAAAGAACAGGGCGGTGTGGGCTGACTGGCACAGGTAACTCCCCCTTTTCCTGAAGGAGTTTTCCCAGGGCCTCAGAAGTGTGGTAAGCACAGCAGGCTCTCCTCTTGCCCTCGCAGAGAGCCCTCGGGCGGAAGCGGGTGCAGAAGCGCGGCGGCTCGTTCAAGGACCGTGAgtgctcccatccctgtcccttctGCCTCAGCCAAGCAAATCCCTACAAGGCTTCCCTTCCCactgtgctgctccctgtccaCGGCCTGGGGCCATGGCTTTTGTGTCTGTTTCCCCGAAGCAAGAGGAGCAATGCTGCCCTGCTTTCCCATTCCTGGGGCAGATAACTCTCCAATTGCTGCCGTGCTGGCATCTGGATGGCTCCCAGGGAAAATGGGAGAGCTGTGGGAGGCTGTTGGGAGCAGGAGCCACGGGGTAATCACTGCAGTGCAAAGTCCAACTTCATCAGGGAGTTTCTGGCCCGGGCTCACTGGTGCTGGTGGCTCATGGCCAACAGGGCAAGGCAGCCGTGGTGGGAAGGGAAGCCGtgggcctggctgggaggggctgtGCTGACCTTGTGTCTTCTCCTCCACAGAGCCCCGGCTGTATCAGGAGATCCGTGAGAGAGGTCTGAACTCTGTCAGCCATGAGTCAGACGAGGACTTGCTGGAGGATCCCGTGCCAGAGGAGCCGTCCCCTCTGGGCGCCGCTATCGTGGTGCAGAGCTACCGCCCGGCGCAGGTGACCTGGAGCCAGCTCCCAGAGGTAGGGGCAGTCCAGAGAGTCTGAGAGCTCTGAGAGGATCATTCCACAGCGTTAGTCCTTGCACTGGGATGTTCtgggctgtccagccctggctgggacaCACAGGGTCTGCCCAGGGCCGTTGGTGcaggtggtgctgctgtggttgGGCTTCACCCACAGCTGAGGGGAAGGCGGGTGCTCCTTCCTGGGCTTTCCCTGCGGACTGTGGGGATGGTCATCTTCATCCAGGGAGTGGCAGCAGCCAGCtacggggggctggggggccgGGTGATGCCATGGTGGGTGATGCAGGAGTGAGTGATGATGGGCAGCGGTGGTGGTGGGTGGTGATGGGTGATGGTGGGTGGTGGTGTGGGATGGTGTGGGATGGGCGATGGGGCGGctgacacagccccaggccGCACTAGAGGGCGTGCAAGGACCATCGTTCCTGCTCATCCCGGCCTCTCTCCACAGGTTCTGGAGTCGGGCATCCTGCAGAGGATCTCCCCCGAGGAGCGCAAGCGGCAGGAGgtgagagcagcctgggacatgCCCGGGAGCGCAGCAGAGGCACCAAAGGGACACACGTGGCTCTGTCAGGGTCGGCTCCAGGtggagctgggctcagctcagttcgtggtgctgctgcttccagctgctccatgactgggcagtgctgggagggctCACCTGCATGAATTGGTGGGGAAACAGGCAGCTCCACTGGATGCTGTTGGGAAGGGAAAACATCTTCATGCTGTGGCTTTTTAGCAACTGGGTGTCCTAAAACACACTGGGGTTATTGGTGTTGGCCAGGGCATGCATGAGGTGACAGAGAGAACCGACATGGAGCCAAGTAATTTCCAGTGGCTTCATGCCAAAAGAGTATAAACAAGATTTAGCAATTAATTCCCGGCTTTATGCAGTCGGTTTGTGCTGTTGCatcttccctgccctgctttccCCAGGCAATGTTTGAGATCATCACTTCCGAGTACTCCTACATGCACAGCCTGAGCATCCTGGTGGGCCACTTCATGAGGTCAGAGGAGCTGAAGGAGACCATGACTCAGACAGAGCACCACCACCTCTTCTCCAACATCGGTGACATCCTGACAGTCAGCACGAGGcaagtggggctgggggctggcacCAGGCAGGCCTGGGAGGGGACTCTGGGTTTGTAGTGCAAAACCAACCATCCCTTGGATTGTTGAAGGTACTCCCTGGGAGGGGGGGAGCAAACGCCTTGAGAGATGGTGCTGGGCAAGCTGTGTCCgtgtgggaaagcagcaggaggaggatgcagcagccctgggaatgGCTGCGGGGGCGTTCAGGGCTTGTGGCTTCCCCATGGGACAGAAACTAAACCTCATGGAGGGCTGAGGTGGAGGAGGGATCCCGTGCAGGAATGGTGGAAGCCTGTGCCTCTGGGGAAGGTGTgggtgtccctgctgctggagctgccctgccagAAGGGATCCAGGCCCCATCTCCTCTGGGAAAACTGAGGAgaagctgcagtgggaacaTTCAGTTTGTCCAGCTCTGGTGAATCATGTGGTGAGGTCATTTAAATTCTCGCCTCAGCTTCTTTGAAGAGCTGGAGAAGCGACACCAGGAGCACCTCCTGATCCCTGACATCAGTGACATCGTGGAAGAACACGCCTCAAAACACTTCAACCCCTACATCAGCTACTGCTCCAATGAAGTCTATCAGCAGAGAACACTGGATAAGCTGCTGTGAGTACAGGGCTTGGGCTGACCAGGAATTGCCTCTGAGGGGCTCTGGGCTCCAGGGTTTGCAGGGGTCAATAACACGTAGGGACATGGATGGGCCCTGTTCATCTCCAGGCCAAGTTTGAGTGTGTTGGTACATCTGTGGCTTTACCCACCTTTTGGTGGGCTCACCATCTGTCTCTGGGTGCTTTTCCACCACCTGCTGTGGCATCAGTCCCATTTCTGCCCAGCTGGGGACTCTGAGCCCGGCAGAGTGACAATGAGCACCCGAGGCAGTGCCATCACTGCCCTGCATTTCCCGTGTgtgaagagctgctggaaaatccTGACAACTGAAGAGCAGAGTTAATGGAGATTTCTTGTCCTGTTCCAGAACCACAAACCCCTTATTTAAAGAGACCCTGAAACAAATTGAAAGGAAACCAGAGTGTGGAGGCCTGCCAATGATCTCGTTTCTCATTCTGCCCATGCAGAGGGTAACACGGCTTCCCCTGCTCTTAGATGTAAGTAGTCACACGGTGGCGTTGCTTGGCACCTCTGGAGAGGTGACTCTGCTATTCCCTTTGGTTTGCTGAGCCCGGGACAGCCTCTGCTTGGACTTCCAGccctctgggagctggggcCTGAATGCTGAGCACTTATTCAGGAGAAGCATTTGGATAACTTTCAGGCACgtggtgggattcttggggtgtcctgtgcagggccagcggttggacttgatgatcctaatgggtcccttccaactcagcatattttgtggttctgtgatttgtATCCAGAGCAATCTGCTTCTCTGCAGGGTGTCAGGTGTGCAGCTTAAAGCTCTGTGAAGAACACTTCATGCCTTGGTGACACCCATTTGGGAGACCTGAGGTTCTTCTGTGCCGTATCTGGGTCCCCTGGTGGGGTGGCACAGGTGTCCTGAGTGATGAGTGGTCAGGCAGCCCAGCAATGGAAAGCAGGTCTTGCATTCTTCGTGGAAATCTGCTCTACATGGCAAAGCTGCTGGATGTGGGATTTCCAGTAACTGCTCCCAGTCCGTGGTGGTTTGCAGGGGTGAGGGCCAGGGGGTGGCCAGGCACGTATCAGACATGAAGCACCCAGATtcacagctgccagcactgttaAACCTTCCTTTGACCCCCGGGAAGGGCTCAATCAACGCGTGGCATCCTGAAatccctgggaagcagctgctgctccctcccctgtGGTGCAGGATCACTAAAGCTTCTTATCTTGGAATTCCAGACCGTCCAGCAAAAAACAAACGCACACTCTGCAGCGTACGGAGCTGCCACCCGCGCTGTGAAGGCCATCAGCAAGGTGAggcccagctgccagccctccacctctcctcctgccagctcagccTTCTGCAGCGCTGATCCAACACTGCCATTCCGGCCTCTCATTTCCCTCCCAGCGTCGGCTCACTTGAGGCTCCTCTGCTCCAAACAGCTGCTGGATGAacacttcttttcccttctcaccTTTGTCACCTGATCTtggtttgttcctttttcttgtcctcttttcttctttcctctttggcCCATCTTTGTCCTTCCTGGGACAACTCTGGCCGTGTTTTTTGGGGATCTGAGCAAAGGGCAGTGAATGAAGCAGAGAGGGAAGTGTGGAGCGCAGGAGTCATGAGCTGTGCACTGTCCATGCTCCTGGCTGTCCTCTCGCTGTGTTTTCCCATCCACTGGTCAGTCACAGGGGCCAAAGGGCCACAGAGACTGCGGCCACCACCGTGCCAGTGATGACTCTTCCTTTCatccccctgcagagctgctcttggcAGCACATTCCTGGTGCTCGCAGTCAGTCCCACTCTCACATCCAAGCAGAGTCCTCCCCTCTGTGTGATTGTCCATCCTCCTGCCTGGAGCTCTTCTCAGATGATTaattcttcctcttcctgctgctccttggttTTGGTGCAGCTTCACTTGAGTGTCCAGGCAGAGCCCATGTGCCGTCTCTCTCCAGGAGAGCATCCCACTGCCTTTTCCCAAACCTGGCCTGAAGCCTGTGCCAGGATTTGTCTCTCTCCTGCTCAGGGAAGCAGGACAGTCCCTAATGCTGGGGGTGGTGTGGGAGGTGGATGGGGCTCAGTGTCCAACCCTTCTCCATTTCCCTTGGgacctttttctcttcccagctggTCAAGAGCTGCAATGAGGGAGCTCGGGCTATGGAGAGGACGGAGCAGATGTACACCTTGCAGAaacagctggaatttgggaagaaaaaggtgAGCTCTTGTGGAAGTGGTGGTGGGAAGTCTTGTGGGGCCTGTCTAGACAGGGAATCCTTCTGGGAAGCCTGGACTGGGCTGTTGGATGCACACGGTTTCTAAAGGGTGTGGTAAAGCCCCAGGACATTGTCACCCACTGTTGGGGTCCAGGGGCTGTTGGGGTCCAGGGGCTGTTGGGGTCCAGGGGCTGCATCTCTGGCTGTGCAGGAGTGGGGTGCACGGCTGCTCCGCCTTCCACCTGCCTCCTGGAAAATCCTTTGGAATAGACACTTAAACCCATGTGGTATGTCCGTCCCAGCTgaccccagggctgctgcacgTTCAGTTCTTGCCTTggttcagtgctgctggtgaggaGGGCAGTAACTCAGCCTGTTCCTGGCGCTGTTCCAGCCTTTCCCGCTGATCTCGGTGTCCCGGTGGCTGCTGAAGCGGGGGGAGCTGCACCTGCTGCTCTCGGAGGAGGCCGGGATCTTCCGCCGCGGCGCCGGCCGCCTCTGCCACCTCTTCCTGTTCAACGACGTCCTCATCATCACCAAGAAGAAAAGGTGAGGCTGTGGGGAGGgccctgcctttccctggagaACAGCCAGGGGGTTAAACCCAATTTCCCAAGCGGCACATACCTGAGAAATCCGTGAGATTTCCCTGGTTTGACCTTCTTGAGGTGTTCCTTGTCAGACGGAAGAGAAGCGCCCAGTCCCACCAGTGGCTTTGCCTcggtgggtgggtgggtgggtggccAGCAAGTCCCCAGAGCCATGTCCCACCCTGACAatcagctccaggctgctctggcagTGCCTGCTGAGCCTCCTGTgccgggctgggagctgggaagtgGCCCAGACCCCAGAGCTGAGGCGCTGATCCTGTCTGTGCCGCAGCGAGGAGAGTTACACGGTCATGAACTACGCCACGCTGGACCAGGTCACCGTGGAGAAGGTGGAGAGCATGGACccaccctcccctcctcctggcAAGGCCGGCGGGCACCTGCTGCGGGTGGTGCTGGAGAAGGACAGCGAGGGCCGGCGGGAAGAGGTGGTGCTGTCGGCGGAGACGCTGTGAGTGGCACGCTGGGATTTTGCTCTGGCTCCTGGCATGAACTGGTGTCCTGGGAATCCTCTGAGGCTTCTGCAAAGCTCCCTTTACCCCCATGCTCCTCCTCCCAGAAACGGGGATGTGCACAGGCTTCTCCCAGGCTCTGTTCCTTCCTGTCTCTTAGATTTCCCATATAATTCCCCTATCAGCTTCTCCT is from Corvus moneduloides isolate bCorMon1 chromosome 22, bCorMon1.pri, whole genome shotgun sequence and encodes:
- the ARHGEF16 gene encoding rho guanine nucleotide exchange factor 16, coding for MSRSPSGTSVDDKTLLLEYRCHPVRPEPPSPTCPPEKRSSTTAPGATPVSPLASPTSAEPRRIILSTDSPAALKVGTQQLIPKSLAVSSKPKNSPSRHQSFGASREPLSPDPKRASVPILALEAEDEDDGGGTLKRNLRNMSYRAAMKGLGAELEPPKATPSLKPVSEDGSVLPDRSPGRSKRALGRKRVQKRGGSFKDQPRLYQEIRERGLNSVSHESDEDLLEDPVPEEPSPLGAAIVVQSYRPAQVTWSQLPEVLESGILQRISPEERKRQEAMFEIITSEYSYMHSLSILVGHFMRSEELKETMTQTEHHHLFSNIGDILTVSTSFFEELEKRHQEHLLIPDISDIVEEHASKHFNPYISYCSNEVYQQRTLDKLLTTNPLFKETLKQIERKPECGGLPMISFLILPMQRVTRLPLLLDTVQQKTNAHSAAYGAATRAVKAISKLVKSCNEGARAMERTEQMYTLQKQLEFGKKKPFPLISVSRWLLKRGELHLLLSEEAGIFRRGAGRLCHLFLFNDVLIITKKKSEESYTVMNYATLDQVTVEKVESMDPPSPPPGKAGGHLLRVVLEKDSEGRREEVVLSAETLSDRARWIAALMHREKEKPDTTPKGDLSQVEIIRAYLAKEADELSLQQADVVLVLGGEDGWCWGERLRDGERGWFPQACARPITSRVAAEGNVRRMERLRIETDV